DNA from Zerene cesonia ecotype Mississippi chromosome 29, Zerene_cesonia_1.1, whole genome shotgun sequence:
TCAGTGcattttcaaattaacttTTGTTGAGTCTAGTTCATACAGAAGAAATATTACTTACGTCCCGTATTCTTGCAATTCTCGTACTCCATTAAGCACAGAGAAAggaaatttttcttttcttgaCGATAATTCAGAGCGCAGATTTCTCTTTTCCTACGAGTTTCAatggaattaattttaatctaaagTCGAACGTACTGCGTATCGTGACTTACATCAATTTATGTGTACTTATGTTTTTATGAGTATAGAGAATCAATTTATACAGAAGTTTgtcctttaaataatattagcaacaaacataaatcattttaGGGCAAATGaacgtttaatatattatttccgCTATAGTCGGCGGAGTAGCTGATGGGTGATCTGATGGTATGatctaccaccacccatgaacatttcgACTTTAACAGGTGTGGGATAAAGATAGGATGAATGAGGAGGacaaaggaaaggactgggaagggtaagaaacAGGCTCGAATGCGCCttgctcccccactcaccgaaccaAAGACAGTAGATACTGTATCATGCCGAACTCATGGGGGTCATACACGGTTtcgatttttatgaagtcGTGTTCTTCAATAACAGTTCCAGAAACCCtggtatttgtataattaaaaactatgagaaacaaaaatatcatcaCCATTTTACAGGCGTAATTAACACAGCATGTACatctttgttatttaaataagctttCATCCAACAATGTGTAGttataattacaacaaaaagcATAACTGGATAAAAGAACGTGGgtctttatatttcttatatttacatttcatttacGTACCATAAcatatcaaaacatttatcaCGAGAACAGGTATTCAATctaaaaaagcatttttactaaattatgatgtaataagtatatttgaaaatgtttcgtTCATAGACTGGTAACGCTCGGGAAAAATTAGCACACAAAGCGTTGTGGTCATAAAAAGATACACATAATGAAATATGTGTTATGGCTTTAATGAAAACGCCCACGACACGTTGTGACAACACAGAAAGAATACATAACGTTATTCATGTGGTAACTGACAGGCTATTCGACCTCGACGACTTCTGAACATTAGTTGGTTAACTATAACTGACTGACATAATTGTATAACCTCAAATAACAGAAAATCAGTTTGCTCACCGGTCAGCAATAAAACATTGTGTAAATTCAGCCATACATTCTTCCATATCTTCTTCAAATGATGTCTTGTTAACCTTAACAGCGGGTCCAAAATCTGGCATTGGGCGGGGGGTGAATGTGTCCATATCAACGTCATCTTGCCCTACTACTGCAAGTGCTGGAATTGTTTTTGTAGACAAAACcataatagtatatattattaaaatgtaagatATTTATGTCAATTATATACTAATGTGAATACACTTCTCTTACTTGTTTGTAATGTGTACATAATTTACTTCCAATAATGTGGTGCTTATTAGTTCCTACCTTTTTCTTGCTATTAATTTAGgtctattttttcttattacaattaatagcagctgatttgtttttttcaacaattaatacaaatgaaactatttttttatcaatctaCAATGTTTTGCCGTTTCTTCCTCcctttattatttgtagtgtgtattaatataattgcttGCGTGTTAGTATAACTTAGTAAATGTATACTGTCTACAACacacaaaagtttttaatatttaacgtaaAAATCTCACCACacaatagtaaattattatatattcagttAACCAAACGATCAAATTCAAGGCGCTTGAAGGATTTTAAAAGGGTTTTGCTCACAAATGACCTCATATTATTCTGAAAATTAGCATCAACTTTCCGGACCATTTCAATTCGAGTTATAACAGCGTAGCCACTGCTCTTACTGAGATAAAATATGGCCATAGCCGGTTGGGGAAAAACGATAGccattaatgttttatgatagACGATATATATCACAGACGTTCCTGCCACATAATAGTAAACAATCAACTGTTCATTCTGTATCGTTTTCTACACcgtctatatttttaaaatgtcaaattttgATCTTTCATTCGCTTATTCAGTACCTAAATGAAAAGTTATGTACGAAACCTTGACTTCCTCTTATTAAATGACCACCAATGGGGATAGATGgcgacatttttttaataactcttATGTTTGAGGTGGTATCCCTGTGGAGGGAGGTAGCACATTCTAATATGGGACCAACAAATAGctgatgtaaaataaaatgttatcaattctctttttataattatgtctaatattattgatttttaataaagcaatttagGAGATACACTAGAatgaatcaaattatattctgcaatatatcttaattaaactaactattataaattcaaagcTATAAGGCCACCTATTTGACCTATAATGTTTCTTTCCtttcttcttttctttttcttcgtTGATAATCTTCCTCGTTTATATGcgttaaataaagtatattgcattgtattatattatacctatgTAATCTTAGTTTTCTTGTAGTTAAGATGacatttgatattattgtaacaaAGAGTTAGGTCCAAGACACGACCTacaaacttaatattattttctattacattCTAGTAGAGAACAGCTGTTCGTGTCTAATGAGCAAACTTGCAGCCATCTGAACTACAAAGAAGTTTTCATGCTCGACCATTAAGCAGTTTATACATGTCAGCAGAGAAAGTTATAATATGCGGCAAATCTTATTCacctatttaataattacccTATATTCTAAAGAGTAAAAAGGTATTTTATCAGTTTAGATAACCCAATATATCTACATAACAATCTAAGGACAGTCTTATCAATTCAATAtcgtgaaaaaaaatatcagcgggaaaacaattgattttttgGAATAAAGGGAAGGAAGGAATGGGCTGGATATGAAAAGGGTGAGACTTACCCATTAGAGGTAACAGAAGACCACGATGCAGTTTCAATGtgcttatataaaacattgaaatgatGAATAACCTTCGATTGAACAGTCACAAAATTTCGTGTAACTCCCAACATCCATTGGTTTAtctaaatgattaattttgttaagttCTTAATCGTATTAGTCATACTAATTACAcggtaatttgtttttattagtctTTTGTGTCCAAGggttcattatttattgcctTTTATATACAAGTACTTTGTACTGTAATGTGATTTGTATTCGTTTTGATGGTATTTTTTATCCATTTTTACAACCTCCTTAAATCAACTTTTTGACAATATTCCTTTAATCTTATTACATCCCAAGAATAAAGTAACATTCAGTGTCAAATTAACAAGAAACCTTTTTAACACTTCTAAGATAATGtatctttatttgtaaatgaagATTTTGAGTATTCTAAAAAGTCagttaaataagaaataaatgtgtgAGATTTTCATTATTCCAACTTTTTATTAAGTCTGtttaatatgacaaaaaataatatgacgcATTAATTTTGCACAAACTTTAATttcgtaattaaattacaataattttataagactCACGGCAATTTACGTTTTGGGCTCATAAAAACGTATATTGCCATGCGATTAAAATAggacaatacaattatttacataccgAAGACACtcatttacaataatagaagcataataattacagtaggcgttaacaataaaaaaggaacTTTATATTACACTATACAAAATGTCATTTCAATTGACTCGAGTTCATAAGTGTTGCATCTCGGCACTCGTCTCATGTTATTTGAAACAGGTCTTTAGTCAGAAAATTTGGGAGCACTGTGAAGTTTTCGTGTTCGCGGTCACCGTATGCTCTATCTGCGCTAACGCCGTCAATTCTGTATCCATCTTCTTGTTTTTAGTTCGAAAATTCTCATTCTTCTGTCCCTTTTTTCGACCACAGCATAGGATTTCTTCGAACTCCTTCCTAAAGTTGTCATTCAGCCACCCGTATAGAAGGGGATTGGAGACAGCACTGGACATTCCAAACATATGGCATACAGCATATGTTATAGTCAACGTTTTCTCATCTAGGATCGCGTCTTCACTGAAGTCTGCCACTAGGTTGAACACATTTAAAGGCATCCAGCTTATTACATACGTTACAGCTATCGCTATGAGAATAGCTGGTGTTTTCCTCGTGGTTCTTCGTCTACCACGTAATCTCCTATGAATTTGTACGTGTGCTATAACAACTACTAGTACGGGAAGAacgtattgaaaaattaaactaaatagaGAGTAGATAGCTCGCCCATTGGAGATGGGCCAGTCTTCAATGCAGAAACTAAGCACGTCCATACCAATGAGGCCGACTTTGTGAGTCTTGAGGCTTCTGAAGATGTAAAGAGGTGATGCGAGGGTGAAGGCGGTGACCCATATGAAGAACATGGTGATAAGAGCTCCCATTGTCTGAAGGCCGGGTCGGGTGGGGTACACGATCAGCTGtgaacaaatgtttattttaatgttctcCAACGAATGAGCAACAACATTCCATAGATAATTACAGATATAGTAGCCTTATTCAATTAACTATACAAATCGCATCTGTGAAATTTCCATAATTACCACCTACTTCTTCAGCAATTAAACAGCATGCTTATCGAgtggtttattaaattacaaaaaagtcGAAGAGAAATGGAACCAGAACAATGCGGTTGGCAGTTTATATAAGTACCTACAAGCCAGCagttacaaaaaacaattttattaccaGAACCGATGGTGCActgaagataatatatattttttcatttgtacaATTGGTAAATTTTACAGAAAAATGCTTCATTATCAGTGCTCAAGATGCGTCAATCTTCAGTATAATGGCGCGATAAAAGTCAGTTTACAAAgattttaaaaggaaattagGGCTTAAAACACCTAAGGATCAGAGGAAACGTAATATCgcatcataataaataacagtgtgattatttgtgtatattaattatatatcaagGAGAATAAATCACATCTTAATAACTACAGCTCTTATTTCAACCTTGAAGAACAGATAAACAAGCATAAGGGTAATTTTTCGGTTCATTGCgacatataaatttgttttttcttactCAGTGCTACTAatctaacataatttttttatttctgaaagTATTAAACCTCTTTGGTCATTGGATCTCTTTTTGATTACATAAGTAAcgtgttaaatttaacaagTTTACTTGATGTTTGTACTGTCAATttctttattgaattatataaaagtgtcATATCTAGAAACTAGAAACCTTATcgaaagaaaatgtattttttattcataaacattaattttgaatattacaaatacgtacacaaaaaatgtgtttttgtatcaaagtacatttattattaagttctCTAATACGCAAAATGGCTGGTTGGATCTTAGCGAAATGTAGCGTagacatagattatatatgaaattgttcACATGCGGTTTTTTGCTGTGTACCATGCGAGAGAAGCCAAAAGctcaatattgtttttaaaaataattcttttctaaATTCGCCTCAGCCATAGCAACTAAAAATGACCGTGAAATTGCAAATGTGAATTATCTAGATGCGTCGACAGTAAATGTCAAATTCCAGTAATATTGCCCTTTTCGTGTTTTACAGCTCTCGCTTTATCAGCTTTATTAAGTGGTGTTATCATTTCTCTACAGTTGGATATTTTGTTCATTACGCGACACtcgtattatgttatattgatAGATATATGGGTGACAGTTCTCATGAAATCAATATTACGTTTGCGGTTTCACATACAATCTTGTTAACAAGATAATTGTGAGTTACCTGCTTTTTTTGGTTTATGTCGAACCTGTATTATAAATGGATAActaattttatgtgtaattgttATGACCCGATATCacttatcttaatatataaaatctagtGTCTTGCTGTacgttcccaatgaactcttcaacaactcaaccgattttgataaaatttggcattttatgtgtaatttggttaacgtaagatataggatagtttttatttagattatttatcataataatttataatcttaatatttttaattgttactcAGCCACACCAACGCTTGGCCTGGTATGCTAGTATTCTAACAAAGACTTTGTTGCTTGAATTAAATGTAGAAAATAGTTAATCTCGCCCGTAAGTCATGCTACGAATTTTAGAAAACATCCCAAGATTTACTTTTAACGCATAAATAAAACCGAGACTTCAATTCTTgaattaataacttataactGTGAACACTAGTCGTCTAAACTAGGCCGAGCTATATATCTGAGACGATACTATCTTCCCATTGTGTGTAGTGtgtctattataattatgtacattaaattattataattgtttagaTTCTACCGGTGGTCACCCATTGATGTCTCGGACGCACCCTTTTTCGCATAACCGACGGATTGTTTGCTGATTGTAATTAACCACGAGCGCctcaaaatgtatataattctcCGGAAATGTATGAAGACGGATGTAATATCGTTTCGCACATCAAATTCTGTCACAGTGGACCCTTTGTTTGACTGCGACAAACAAAAGCCATATTTAAGATTACCaccctaaataataataatcaatgttGGTATTggatatgttaatatattttaaatctgtataacgtgtttttttatttgttttatttttgttgtttaggGATTAGTCACGTGTATACGttaaatattggaaaataatatCACTATAACTACAAAGAGAAATGATTAagcaaattgaaaataaaacgtacTCTAATGCACAAAACATTATCCtcgtattcaataaaaaatcaaagtgaaagtgtacatataatattttaatatatcacttaattacaatttaaaatatagcctacATCTACAGCCACATTCATCTctaaacttacaaaataatactgtattataatacaaaatatatctttgtatcacaataattatatttcataaggAATGGAGGTCTCGTTATAAAAGCTAAGTGAGATActctttgtaaaattttagctACACCGAGCAGTTTAGATTCCTAGttagttcattttatttaaatgaaatttctgAAATAACTACGGCTGACACTACCTGTGTTAGCCGTGTGtactattttgtttatattttaaatcttaccaatatatgtttattataatatcgtcTACCAAaaattttctgtttaattCACTAATGTTAAGGGAATTAGGTAGTTTTTAACAATcttctatttttgaataatattctttttttttaaatagacaaGGTAAATACCTACTGTTTTCTTGGTAATATATGGTAGGAAAATATATCTGAGAGGTATTAAATTCCCGATAGACTTACAAAAGTGTTTGCTGCTAATAGTAGACACACTAATTAAGCTACATGGGACTCTGCTATAAACTAATATAGCGCGAGAATTAGAGAAAACTTTGTGAGCTTAGCATAAGCGTAGCTTACTTAGTTGGCTAGCTTAGTTACCATGAGGTAGTTTAAGTGAAGACGCTTTTAATACTTCAAGAACTAATTGatcagatattaaaattatcactaTCCGTAAAGAACATCATAAATGTGTCAAATCAACCGGTTATTATTACATTCCGTTACGTGAAACTTTTTatacaatgatattttgtttaagaGTGAAGCATTGATTAACCTATTTTCTATTTAGTATTGAGTAAActtgttttatatgattaaattaaaaaaattccaatCCCGTCTCGTGATAAAATTTctctattgttttaaaattttccatttagttttatagcatagaaAATGTAAAGCATTTGCGAGATCTCTTGACACGGTCGTAAATTCTACTTTAGTTTGATAAAGGCAATTTTAGCTAATGAATCTGTATTGTCTTTGTAACTATTTTATCTTCTGGGTTAAGTGGATTAAGAATCTTTGATTAAAAACTGGAAATCGACATCTCGGTATGTAACAACAATTGATTTTATCCACTCGCTatgtgtttctttttaaagttcaatcgaattaaattcattaacatTTCAGTACAA
Protein-coding regions in this window:
- the LOC119837950 gene encoding neuropeptide F receptor, producing MPFYDDMAVDPSMNFTLNASAKWLIEASLGVENPNTLLDKFSQNRKVDDPTRSLLLTFYGILVVIGAVGNALVVLSVVKKPAMRTARNMFIVNLAVSDTLVCCVGTPLTLMELLTKHWPLPDWPSLCKACGAIQAISIFVSTISITAIALDRYQLIVYPTRPGLQTMGALITMFFIWVTAFTLASPLYIFRSLKTHKVGLIGMDVLSFCIEDWPISNGRAIYSLFSLIFQYVLPVLVVVIAHVQIHRRLRGRRRTTRKTPAILIAIAVTYVISWMPLNVFNLVADFSEDAILDEKTLTITYAVCHMFGMSSAVSNPLLYGWLNDNFRKEFEEILCCGRKKGQKNENFRTKNKKMDTELTALAQIEHTVTANTKTSQCSQIF